Below is a genomic region from Candidatus Roseilinea sp..
ACACCGCTGGCGTTGTCGTTGGCGCCCTTGGTCAACGGTGAAGTTGCGGCCTGGATCATGAGCAGGAAGATGACCGCGACCAGCGCGCCAGGCGCGAGCGCCAGCTCACGCAGCGCGCGTGCGGGCGAGAAGATGCCAACGGCGAAGATGACGACGAGCGCGGCGAGGCAACCCAAGCCGGCCGGCATCATAATGCGGAAGACGCGGCGCCAAGCGGGTGAGCTGAATAGCAGCGGCGCGCAATGCGTATCGAGGTGCGCCGTGATCAGGATGGGCGGTCGCTGCTCACCCGGTCCTGCGGCGGGGATGGTCGCCAACACATTCTGGCTCCAGCCGGTCGGAATGACCCAGCGGAGTGGATTATCGTTAAAAGTCAGTTCGAGCAACACAGCGCCAAGCGCGGTCGCGGCAAGCACAAACGCGGCAGCGGCGCCAACCGGCTGCGGCTGCCAGAAGAGGAGCACGCCCAGCAAGGTCGCGCCCGTGACCACCATGAAGGGGGCGTAGGCGGATGTCGCGCTGAGCACGGGCTGTCGTTCCGGCTGCAGCCCCCACCCGCTGAGGCGCTCTTGGACGTAGCCAGCCGCTTGAGCTTCGCCCTCGGTCGCGCTTCCGCGCGGGCCGATGTCTTCGGAGAGATGACGGATATGCCCCAAGAGCGACATGCGCGGCATTGTAGCAAGCCACACTCACCGGCGGATGACTCGGGCGTATTGTGAATTTCCGAAAGGAGGGGCGCACTTCTTACGTCGAAGGCTTCTAGAGCGGGAGAGGCCCGGCTGAAACGCGGCGATCATCCGCT
It encodes:
- a CDS encoding aminopeptidase, which produces MPRMSLLGHIRHLSEDIGPRGSATEGEAQAAGYVQERLSGWGLQPERQPVLSATSAYAPFMVVTGATLLGVLLFWQPQPVGAAAAFVLAATALGAVLLELTFNDNPLRWVIPTGWSQNVLATIPAAGPGEQRPPILITAHLDTHCAPLLFSSPAWRRVFRIMMPAGLGCLAALVVIFAVGIFSPARALRELALAPGALVAVIFLLMIQAATSPLTKGANDNASGVAVALALAERLAHHPLRHRAVIVAFTGCKEVGAYGAEALIRARRQDLQGAVHLVIDHVGGLRGCNLGPTVVRSEQFLRRVVCDPHLVQMAQRVADAQPELSVRVRDFARAYSELSVGAKYGLRPLGLIGLTPEGDLPNWHTLSDVIDNLDEGTLERTTEFAWRLLQAIDAEDGA